From a region of the Bacteroidia bacterium genome:
- a CDS encoding DUF1987 domain-containing protein — translation MERLHIEASSGLPLVDFNPATGELLIKGKSVPENGKLFFERLMVWINEYSKSPHVSTHVTFHLEFFNISSSKSFLFLMYKLMEMKERGHDVRISWIYSDAYILGAGRDYAYMVRLPFEFTKAEKAEIAAA, via the coding sequence ATGGAACGACTGCATATAGAAGCAAGCTCCGGACTACCTCTGGTAGATTTTAATCCTGCTACGGGAGAGCTTTTGATCAAGGGTAAATCAGTCCCGGAAAACGGAAAATTATTTTTTGAACGACTGATGGTCTGGATCAACGAGTATTCGAAGTCTCCGCATGTAAGCACGCATGTGACGTTTCACTTGGAATTCTTTAATATATCATCCTCCAAATCCTTCCTTTTCCTAATGTATAAGCTGATGGAGATGAAGGAGCGCGGTCATGATGTCAGGATTTCATGGATCTATTCAGACGCATATATCCTCGGAGCTGGACGCGATTACGCCTATATGGTACGCCTTCCGTTTGAATTCACCAAAGCAGAAAAGGCCGAGATCGCTGCGGCCTGA